One region of Oxalobacteraceae bacterium OTU3CAMAD1 genomic DNA includes:
- the speD gene encoding adenosylmethionine decarboxylase translates to MKRETLPGAVAAAPAVHQPAGIHVLADLNGIDAEKLCSCEALEQLLRAAAEAAQAHVLHSHFHGFGEGQGVTGVVLLAESHISIHTWPECGFAAADIFMCGNAQPELALTIIEQALSPASSQINTVRRAPPGSD, encoded by the coding sequence GTGAAACGCGAAACGCTCCCGGGCGCCGTTGCGGCCGCGCCGGCCGTTCACCAGCCGGCCGGCATCCATGTGCTGGCCGATCTGAACGGAATCGATGCTGAAAAATTATGCAGCTGCGAGGCGCTGGAACAGTTGTTAAGGGCGGCTGCCGAGGCGGCGCAGGCCCACGTGTTGCACAGCCACTTTCACGGATTTGGCGAAGGCCAGGGTGTGACCGGGGTGGTGTTGCTGGCCGAATCGCATATCTCGATCCACACGTGGCCGGAATGCGGCTTTGCCGCCGCCGACATCTTCATGTGCGGCAACGCGCAGCCGGAGCTAGCGCTCACCATCATCGAACAGGCCTTGTCGCCTGCCTCCAGCCAGATCAACACGGTGCGGCGGGCGCCGCCCGGCTCCGACTGA